The following proteins come from a genomic window of Sulfitobacter indolifex:
- a CDS encoding GAF domain-containing protein, which translates to MTVDYQTLAKTIAALTEGEDDAVALMATIACEVHQSDDRFDWTGFYRVTAPEVLKIGPYQGGHGCLVIPFSRGVCGAAARTGEVQLVEDVDAFPGHIACASSTRSELVLPVWNGAGDLLGVFDIDSDQPNAFTQADADALAAILKDSFAAAA; encoded by the coding sequence ATGACAGTCGACTACCAAACCCTTGCCAAAACCATCGCCGCCCTGACCGAGGGCGAAGATGACGCCGTGGCCTTGATGGCCACCATCGCCTGCGAGGTGCATCAATCCGATGACCGTTTTGATTGGACGGGATTTTACCGCGTGACCGCGCCCGAAGTGCTGAAAATCGGACCCTATCAAGGCGGTCACGGTTGTCTGGTGATCCCATTCTCGCGCGGGGTCTGCGGCGCTGCGGCGCGCACGGGCGAGGTGCAGTTGGTGGAAGATGTCGATGCCTTCCCCGGTCATATCGCCTGCGCGTCGTCGACACGGTCGGAACTGGTGCTGCCGGTTTGGAATGGGGCGGGGGATTTGCTGGGGGTCTTTGACATCGACAGCGACCAACCAAATGCCTTCACCCAAGCGGATGCCGATGCATTGGC